The Ictidomys tridecemlineatus isolate mIctTri1 chromosome 6, mIctTri1.hap1, whole genome shotgun sequence genome includes a region encoding these proteins:
- the Znf641 gene encoding zinc finger protein 641 — MLSEQTAALGTGWESMNVQLDGTEPQMERGSQEEGPWRTAPGPLENLCCDLEEEPQSFQEKAQSTPWVPAIPQEGSTGDWEMAAALLAAGSQGLVTIKDVSLCFSQEEWRSLDPSQTDFYGEYVMQENCGIVVSLRFPIPKLDMLSQLEGGEEQWVPDPQDLEERDILRVTYTGDGSEHEGDTPELEAEPPRMLSSVSEDTVLWNPEQDENWDSMSRSSRGMLLGPPFLQEDSFSNLLCGTEMDSLLRPHTCPQCGKQFVWGSHLARHQQTHTGERPYSCLKCEKSFGRRHHLIRHQKTHLHDKPSRCSECGKNFRCNSHLASHQRVHADGKSCKGQEVGESPGARKRQRAPPVPKCHVCTECGKSFGRRHHLVRHWLTHTGEKPFQCPRCEKSFGRKHHLDRHLLTHQGQSPRSSWDRGTSVF; from the exons ATGCTTTCAGAACAGACAGCAGCCCTGGGGACAGGATGGGAGTCAATGAATGTACAGCTGGATGGAACAGAGCCCCAGATGGAAAGGGGAAGCCAGGAAGAGGGGCCATGGAGAACAGCACCAGGGCCACTGGAGAACCTATGCTGTGATCTTGAAGAGGAGCCACAGTCATTTCAGGAGAAGG CTCAATCTACTCCCTGGGTTCCTGCAATTCCTCAAGAGGGGAGCACTGGAGATTGGGAGATGGCAGCTGCCCTTCTTGCAGCTGGATCACAG GGCCTGGTAACCATCAAGGATGTGTCACTGTGCTTCTCTCAGGAAGAGTGGCGGAGCCTGGACCCCTCTCAAACAGACTTTTATGGAGAATATGTCATGCAAGAAAACTGTGGAATAGTGGTCTCTCTGA GATTTCCAATTCCTAAACTTGACATGCTTTCTCAACTAGAAGGAGGAGAAGAACAATGGGTCCCTGACCCCCAGGACTTAGAGGAGAGGGATATCCTGAGGGTCACATATACAG GAGATGGAAGTGAACATGAGGGGGATACCCCTGAACTAGAAGCAGAACCTCCCAGAATGTTATCTAGTGTGTCTGAAGATACTGTTCTCTGGAATCCAGAGCAGGATGAGAACTGGGATTCCATGTCCAGGAGCTCCAGAGGAATGCTCCTAGGACCACCTTTTCTTCAGGAAGATAGCTTCTCAAATCTTCTATGTGGCACAGAGATGGATTCTCTCTTAAGACCCCATACATGCCCCCAATGTGGGAAACAGTTTGTGTGGGGCTCCCACCTTGCCAGGCACCAgcaaacacacactggagagaggcCCTATAGCTGCCTCAAGTGTGAGAAAAGCTTTGGACGAAGACACCACCTAATCAGGCACCAGAAAACCCACCTACATGACAAGCCCAGCAGGTGTTCTGAGTGTGGCAAGAATTTCCGATGCAATTCCCATCTGGCCAGCCACCAGAGAGTGCATGCAGATGGCAAGTCCTGCAAGGGTCAAGAGGTTGGAGAGAGTCCTGGGGCTAGGAAACGGCAGCGTGCCCCACCAGTGCCAAAATGCCATGTGTGCACTGAATGTGGGAAGAGCTTTGGCCGAAGGCACCACCTAGTGAGACACTGGCTGACCCATACCGGGGAGAAGCCCTTCCAGTGCCCTCGGTGTGAGAAGAGCTTTGGCCGCAAACATCACCTGGACAGGCATCTGCTGACCCATCAGGGGCAAAGTCCCCGAAGTAGCTGGGACCGAGGGACATCTGTCTTTTGA